The following nucleotide sequence is from Ailuropoda melanoleuca isolate Jingjing chromosome 12, ASM200744v2, whole genome shotgun sequence.
GCCCCCGGACCACAGAATCATTCCTGCTCTGGCCACACCCGCCACACCCCCCTCAGAAAGCCAGGTCGGGTACGGCAGCAAGGGCCAGACGGCCGTTGGAGTCCGCAGAGGGGCGCCTCCCCAAGCGGGCGAGGGCGAAATGGCCCGGCCTGCGGTCTCCGAGTCCGGCCTGAGTTTGCTGTGTAAAGTCACCTTCAAGTCGGGGCCCTCTTTGGCCCCTGCGGCAGCCTCGAGTTCCTTAGCGGCCAAAGCCTCGCTCGGGGCCGGCGGAGGCGGAGGACTCTTCGCTGCCGCCTCTGGTTCCATCTCGTACGCTGAGGTGCTGAAGCAGGGGCCCCTGGTTCCTGGGGCCACTCGACCCTCGGGAGAGGTCCCTCGAGGGACTCAGGAAGCAGAAGGCGGTGATGGAGACGGCGAGGGGTGTTCTGGACCCACCTCGGCGCCTGTGTCCCACGCCAGGGCCCTTCCGCCGCCACCCTACACCACCTTTCCAGGCTCGAAGCCCAAATTTGACTGGTTGAGCCCTCCCGATGGCCCTGAACGCCACTTCCGTTTCAACGGAGCCGGCGGCCGTGTCGGGGTGCCCCGACGGCGTGCGGCCGCgctctcagggccctggggctcCCCACCGCCTCCGCCAGGGCAGACGCACCAAGCCCCTGCGCCCCGGAGGCCTGCACCAGCCCTACTGGCGCCGCCTATGTTCATCTTCCCGGCGCCCACCAATGGCGAGCCTGTGAGCCCGGGGCCGGGAGGCCCACGGGAGGTGNNNNNNNNNNNNNNNNNNNNNNNNNNNNNNNNNNNNNNNNNNNNNNNNNNNNNNNNNNNNNNNNNNNNNNNNNNNNNNNNNNNNNNNNNNNNNNNNNNNNNNNNNNNNNAGCCGCGGTCCCGGCCCCGACCCCGGCCCCGACCCCGGCCCCAGCCGCAGCCccggctccagccccagccccatccccGGCTCCCACCATAGCGGAGCCAACGCTGCCTGCGCCGGTGCCCATCAAGGCCCGCACGCGCAGGAGTAAGGGTCCCCGCGCAGCCCGAGGGGCGACCCGTGAGGATGGCGCACCCGGAGATGGTCCTCGAGAACGTACTGCAGCTACCGTGACTGACGGTGGTGGCGGCGGGACTCCTCCAGCGGGGCTGGCTAACGCCAGCACCACACACCACTGGCCGCCCTTCCAGGTGCTTAACTCTTGTCCCTGCAAGTGTTACTGCCGCCACCAGCCGCGCCACCGCCGTCTACCACGCAACGTGTCTGCCTGGTGAGGGAAGGTCGTCGGGGAGTAGGGAGGGGAGGGTATACCCCTTTAAGTCCTGAACCCAACCTTCCCAGAGTCCCATTCAGCTCTTTGGAGTCCTGACCCCAGCTGACCCTGTTATCTCAAACCCAGCTGAGCTCCAATCCTTAAGGACCAAGAGAAAAACTGACACCATACTGACCCCTGACCAGAGACAGGGAACACCTTGGTCCAGCCTCTTGGTATACAAATCTCCAAGCTGACCCCTGTCCCTGTGACCATCTGGAGCCATCAGGAAGGGAAAATGGTGCCAGTTGGACTGACCCTATTCATAGCCTTAACCCTGTCGCTGAGGGCACCAAGAAGGACCATGTCCCAAGCCTGGCATATGAGCAGAGGAGATGAATGCATACATCCAAAGAAGTCCCTCACACTCCTGACCCCTCCAGCCTTTGGCAACTTCTCCTGACTCTGTGTCCCAAAGCTTTGGCAGTCCCTG
It contains:
- the GGN gene encoding gametogenetin → MGNVQSEPSAGGGSRKEQASDRSSDSRRTSLVEPEVTPSSPAMRLARGLGVWFPGSSAPPGILVPPEPQASPSPLPLTLQLPSPVTPLLEEAAAAAVSTPPPPPVGTLLPAPSKWRKPTGTPVPRIRGLLEASHRGQGDPPSLRPLLPPPRQLTGEDPNSVPRAPSPTPPPLEPRKLPPPPPSDRQPPDHRIIPALATPATPPSESQVGYGSKGQTAVGVRRGAPPQAGEGEMARPAVSESGLSLLCKVTFKSGPSLAPAAASSSLAAKASLGAGGGGGLFAAASGSISYAEVLKQGPLVPGATRPSGEVPRGTQEAEGGDGDGEGCSGPTSAPVSHARALPPPPYTTFPGSKPKFDWLSPPDGPERHFRFNGAGGRVGVPRRRAAALSGPWGSPPPPPGQTHQAPAPRRPAPALLAPPMFIFPAPTNGEPVSPGPGGPREVAAVPAPTPAPTPAPAAAPAPAPAPSPAPTIAEPTLPAPVPIKARTRRSKGPRAARGATREDGAPGDGPRERTAATVTDGGGGGTPPAGLANASTTHHWPPFQVLNSCPCKCYCRHQPRHRRLPRNVSAWLSTPTNHLSEPPWVATIKLAGSLVAGLEHYDLQTTHSN